Proteins encoded in a region of the Zea mays cultivar B73 chromosome 4, Zm-B73-REFERENCE-NAM-5.0, whole genome shotgun sequence genome:
- the LOC100217082 gene encoding uncharacterized protein isoform X1, with translation MGSSPSKATGEDALVLCKDRMRHIRQAIDSRDALSAAHLSYTQSLRSVGTALRQYAESEISPESSLSISEVDKSPSHSSMASPSPSRAVESVASLGHRASPSITPPSTRIHCMKAAATTPLTFVIDQSTAEFVGRESPVSAFVPPPPPLPPELCTTWDFFDPIDAAGTSSSNNENEVTLNFSRLRDLRESRVAEVVPLKEVEEEIMSRRHTEISDDNTPPEQEREPKQGGTGKPSQLVDTSTKATSEQVAAKLEESEMEKELCAEAEDPSEFITHRAKDFVSSMKDIETRFMRAAEAGNEVSRMLETKKIRLDICAKIPGSPVKLPSARFVSALRVCCNRDVILNQETAQHVSKVVTWKRSVSSLSSSSKSALMTSIMKDDVDDSNSDFVEEFAMVSGSHSSTLDRLHAWERKLYDEIKASENVRKAYDEKCNLLRRQFARGLNAQVIDKTRAVVKDLHSRVSVVIQAVDAISKRIEKIRDEELQPQLVELIQGLIRMWKLMLECHHKQFITITLAYHVKDSTSARQGEHHHHRQAAMHLWNEMDSFSSSFRNWVTAHKSYVEALNAWLQKCVLQPPQDRRRRKRKVSFPPRQAVSPPIFILCGDWLARTEPLPADELCRSLKDVMQLLRGSFEHRDEQNRPRSGESQECGMLENSSEQEAAAKSGSCAASAEGLQSRLTAVLDRLTKFSEASLKCYEELKQNYEMACADYRRVGPNAQLA, from the exons ATGGGTTCTTCTCCTTCCAAAGCCACTGGAGAGGATGCCCTGGTTCTGTGCAAGGATCGGATGCGCCACATCAGACAAGCTATTGACTCGAGAGATGCACTGTCAGCAGCGCACTTATCTTACACACAATCTCTCCGTAGTGTGGGTACTGCACTGCGGCAGTATGCTGAGTCTGAGATCTCACCGGAATCATCGCTCTCCATTTCAGAAGtggataagtcaccatcacattcCTCTATGGCATCTCCTTCGCCTTCGCGTGCAGTAGAGAGTGTTGCCTCTCTGGGGCATCGAGCAAGTCCATCTATTACTCCACCCTCAACACGAATCCATTGCATGAAAGCAGCAGCAACCACTCCTTTGACCTTTGTGATAGATCAATCTACTGCTGAATTTGTGGGGCGCGAATCCCCAGTATCAGCTTTtgtcccacccccaccaccattgCCTCCAGAATTATGTACCACGTGGGACTTCTTTGATCCCATTGATGCTGCTGGTACCTCTTCCTCCAACAATGAGAATGAGGTAACCCTGAACTTCAGTAGATTGAGGGATCTAAGAGAGTCAAGGGTAGCTGAAGTAGTTCCATTGAAAGAAGTTGAAGAGGAAATCATGTCCAGAAGGCATACAGAAATTTCTGATGATAATACACCACCTGAGCAGGAAAGAGAGCCAAAGCAAGGTGGGACCGGAAAACCAAGTCAGTTGGTGGATACTTCAACCAAAGCTACATCTGAGCAGGTTGCTGCAAAGTTGGAGGAAAGTGAAATGGAAAAAGAATTATGTGCAGAGGCAGAGGACCCTtcagagttcatcactcatcgagCCAAAGATTTTGTGTCGAGCATGAAGGACATTGAAACCCGGTTTATGCGTGCAGCTGAAGCAGGAAATGAGGTTTCCAGAATGCTTGAAACCAAGAAGATCCGACTTGACATATGTGCTAAAATACCAG GTTCTCCAGTCAAGCTACCTTCTGCCCGATTTGTGTCAGCACTTCGAGTGTGCTGCAATCGTGATGTTATTCTCAACCAGG AAACTGCGCAGCATGTTTCAAAGGTTGTCACATGGAAGCGTTCTGTCTCATCTCTTTCATCATCATCTAAGAGTGCACTTATGACATCGATAATGAAAGATGATGTGGATGACAGTAATAGTGATTTTGTTGAGGAATTCGCCATGGTATCCGGAAGCCATTCTTCTACGTTGGACAGGCTACACGCATGGGAGAGAAAACTATATGATGAAATCAAG GCAAGTGAAAATGTTAGGAAGGCCTATGATGAGAAATGTAACCTACTCCGACGCCAATTTGCACGAGGCCTAAATGCGCAGGTGATTGATAAGACTAGAGCTGTTGTGAAGGATCTCCATTCCAGGGTATCTGTTGTGATTCAAGCTGTTGATGCAATCTCCAAAAGAATTGAGAAGATAAGGGATGAAGAACTGCAGCCACAGCTTGTCGAGCTAATTCAAGG GCTAATCAGAATGTGGAAACTGATGCTGGAATGTCACCACAAACAGTTCATCACGATCACATTAGCATACCACGTGAAAGACTCGACCTCGGCGCGTCAAGGTGAGCACCACCATCACCGCCAGGCGGCGATGCATCTGTGGAATGAGATGGACAGCTTCTCCTCCAGCTTCAGAAACTGGGTCACCGCTCACAAATCGTACGTCGAGGCCCTCAACGCGTGGCTCCAGAAGTGCGTCCTGCAGCCGCCCCAGGACCGGCGCAGGCGCAAACGCAAGGTCTCCTTCCCTCCTCGGCAGGCTGTCTCCCCTCCCATATTCATCCTCTGCGGGGACTGGCTCGCCAGGACAGAACCTCTCCCTGCTGACGAGCTATGCAGATCCCTCAAAGACGTGATGCAGCTCCTCCGCGGCTCGTTCGAGCACCGCGACGAGCAGAACAGGCCCAGAAGCGGCGAGTCGCAGGAGTGCGGGATGCTGGAGAACAGTAGCGAGCAGGAGGCGGCGGCTAAGAGTGGGAGTTGTGCAGCATCAGCTGAAGGGCTGCAGTCGAGACTGACGGCGGTTCTTGACCGCCTGACAAAGTTCTCGGAGGCATCACTGAAGTGCTACGAGGAGCTCAAGCAGAACTACGAGATGGCCTGTGCTGATTATAGGAGAGTTGGACCAAATGCTCAGCTTGCTTAG
- the LOC100273012 gene encoding Thioredoxin domain-containing protein PLP3B-like: protein MDPDSVKSTLSNLAFGNVIAAAARDLQKEMVAKDKAQSAPASHDEVDLDELLDDPELEKLHAERIAALKKEVEKREVLKRQGHGEYREITEGDFLGEVTGSEKVICHFYHREFYRCKIMDKHLKALAPVYVGTKFVKLDAENAPFFVAKLAIKTLPCVILFKKGIAVDRLVGFQDLRSKDDFPTRALENILKTKGIIDEKKKDDDDDDEESEAKNRRVRSSTAQDSDSD from the exons ATGGATCCGGACTCGGTGAAGTCGACGCTCTCTAACCTGGCCTTCGGCAACGtcatcgccgccgccgcccgcgacCTCCAAAAG GAAATGGTGGCTAAAGACAAGGCTCAATCAGCACCTGCAAGCCATGatgaagttgatcttgatgagctgttGGAT GACCCAGAACTTGAGAAGTTGCACGCGGAGAGAATTGCTGCCCTTAAG AAAGAAGTTGAGAAGCGTGAAGTGCTAAAAAGGCAAGGTCATGGTGAATACAGGGAGATAACTGAAGGGGACTTCCTCGGGGAGGTTACTGGCAGTGAAAAAGTCATATGCCATTTTTACCACCGTGAATTTTACCGTTGCAA GATCATGGATAAGCATTTGAAGGCCCTTGCCCCAGTCTATGTGGGAACAAAATTCGTCAAGCTTGATGCTGAA AATGCTCCATTCTTTGTGGCCAAACTGGCAATCAAGACACTGCCATGTGTAATATTGTTCAA GAAGGGTATTGCTGTTGACCGATTAGTTGGGTTTCAAGATCTCAGAAGTAAAGACGATTTTCCGACAAGAGCGTTGGAAAATATTCTCAAGACGAAAG GGATAATTGATGAGAAGAAGAAagatgacgacgatgacgatgaagaAAGCGAGGCTAAGAATAGGAGGGTTAGGTCTTCAACTGCTCAAGACTCTGACTCAGACTGA
- the LOC100216849 gene encoding zinc finger, C3HC4 type family protein, with protein MEEKASSPLIPPPSEIDLEAGGGGEQLQCRICLETDGRDFIAPCKCKGTSKYVHRDCLDHWRAVKEGFAFSHCTTCKAPYYLRVHSHTDRKWRTLKFRFFVTRDILFIFALVQIIISALAYLVHFIDGCQQYWLRTAWAFDNEVSFYYICGALMFFALLGLSGCFITCYDRRVRNDLAQPCRELCLCCCQPGMCADCHLPGTLCMWTDCTTCFEGCATTAGECGGCLGGAGEAGLPLLLIMGVIVLGLFTVIGIFYSVLVATMVGQRIWQRHYHILAKRLLTKEYVVEDVDGERTDWCPPPLPAEHISQLKSLGLL; from the exons ATGGAGGAGAAGGCGTCGTCGCCGCTGATCCCGCCGCCGTCGGAGATCGACCTGGAGGCGGGCGGCGGCGGAGAGCAGCTCCAGTGCCGGATCTGCCTCGAGACCGACG GGAGGGACTTCATCGCTCCCTGCAAGTGCAAGGGGACGTCCAAGTACGTGCACCGCGACTGCCTCGACCACTGGAGGGCGGTAAAG GAGGGATTTGCATTTTCTCATTGTACTACCTGCAAGGCTCCATATTACTTGAGGGTTCATTCGCACACTGACAGGAAATGGCGAACACTGAAGTTTCGTTTCTTTGTTACTAGAGATATATTATTCATCTTTGCTCTAGTCCAGATT ATCATCTCTGCATTGGCATATTTGGTACATTTTATTGATGGGTGCCAACAATATTGGTTGAGGACAGCCTGGGCTTTTGATAATGAAGTTAGTTTTTATTATATCTGTG GTGCATTAATGTTTTTTGCTTTGTTGGGACTATCGGGATGCTTCATAACCTGTTATGACCGAAGAGTACGGAACGACCTGGCTCAGCCTTGTCGAGAATTATGTCTTTGTTGCTGTCAGCCAGG GATGTGTGCGGATTGCCACCTACCTGGCACGCTGTGCATGTGGACTGACTGCACTACCTGCTTCGAAGGCTGTGCTACCACAGCCGGCGAGTGCGGTGGTTGCTTGGGAGGGGCTGGGGAAGCCGGGCTACCGCTTCTCCTCATCATGGGGGTCATTGTGCTGGGGCTTTTCACGGTCATCGGCATATTCTACAGTGTCCTGGTCGCGACCATGGTTGGCCAGCGGATCTGGCAGCGCCACTACCACATTCTTGCCAAACGGTTGCTAACCAAG GAGTATGTTGTAGAGGACGTCGATGGCGAGCGCACAGACTGGTGTCCGCCGCCACTGCCCGCGGAGCACATCAGCCAGCTGAAGTCTCTGGGGCTTCTGTAA